GTCAGGCCTTTACTTCGCTGGAGCTATCATATCCAGAGCCGTCCAAAGAAAGAAGGTAAGATATGAAGACCTTGTATAGCATTCCATCTCTTTTGATATCAAGCCTCTTGCATCAGATTTAGGCGAAGGAAAGTACTGCATCCAGCTCGTTTATGGTCAACAAGTAAACTCCTGCCGCCTTCATCTTAGAAACGGCAGAATCAGAATCACTTTCGTTTATTCCCTTCACTGCATCGCCCAGCAAGAAGACCTTGAAGCCGTTCTTCAATCCATCCATAGCGGTTGAGAAGACGCAGTACTCTGTAGCAACCCCTGCTATGAAGATGTTTGTGACATTCTCCTTTCTCAGCTTCAGTGCAAGGTCAGTTCCCTGAAAACCAGAATATGCTTCCTCATTAGGCTTCATAGCTTTTGATATAACTTCTGTCTCATCTGGGAACCTCAGCTTGTTGAAAAAAGCTGCCCCCTCGGTGAATCTGATGCAGTGGGGAGGCCATGGACCACCTCTTTCCCTGAACGATATATGGTCAGGAGGGTGCCAGTCTCTCGTCGCATAGATAGGGAGATGGTTGTTATGGAATATCTCCATGTACCTGTTTATGACAGGCACTATAGATGTTGAGCCGGGGACCGCTAAAACACCTCCATCCATGAAATCGTTCTGCATGTCTACGACTAAGAGAGCTGACCTAGCCATCATAACAAATAATAAGGCACAAATTGAAAAGCATTTCTTTAAAAAAGAGAAGAATCGATGAAGAAGATGCAATTATCTTTTGGGCAAACCAATGCTAAAATCTTTAATAGTTTGTCAAACCGTAGCGGTGTGACGATTGAACAAAGAAGACAGTCCGTTCAATACAAACATACTAGTGCTTGGCCTCTCTTCAATGGTTTCTACTTTCTGCCTGAGCCTCTGGCAGGGGTATCTGCCGATCTATTTTTCAGGGATGGGTTACCA
This is a stretch of genomic DNA from Conexivisphaerales archaeon. It encodes these proteins:
- a CDS encoding isochorismatase family protein — translated: MARSALLVVDMQNDFMDGGVLAVPGSTSIVPVINRYMEIFHNNHLPIYATRDWHPPDHISFRERGGPWPPHCIRFTEGAAFFNKLRFPDETEVISKAMKPNEEAYSGFQGTDLALKLRKENVTNIFIAGVATEYCVFSTAMDGLKNGFKVFLLGDAVKGINESDSDSAVSKMKAAGVYLLTINELDAVLSFA